The window CTGGACCGCGGAGCTGGACACCCGCGAGCTGCTGGATGGCACGCACACGGTGGACGTGTGGATGACGGACGCGGTGGACAACTTCGTCATCCAGAGCTTCAACTTCACGGTGAAGAACCACTAGCCGACAGCGATTGAAGCCGGACCCTTCGGGGCGGGAGGTCCTCACGGGCCTTCCGCCCCGTTGTGTTTTGGGGGTGGTTGTCAGGGATTGGGAGCGGGCCGCATGCTGCCGGGCGAGGAATGCCGCGACCATGAAGGAGACGTATTACTCAGGCTGCTACTGGTTGGCTCGACCGGAACCTGTCGAGGCCTGCGCCCATCGTCTGGAGTCGTTCCTCCGCCAGTTGGGCCCGTTGGAGCCTACGTGGAGGCATTGGCACCAGACAGCCGCGACGTTCGAGCAAGCACGGAAGCTGCGGGTGCAGCCAGACGCGGCCACGCTTTCGAAGCTCCTGAAGGGCAAGGCCAGCCGATTCATGGACATGTCGCGCTTCTGGCTCTGGGCGGGCCTCACTGAGGAGGAGACCTCGAAGGTCCACGGTCACTGCGGCAGCGCCGCGACACACATGAACTCCGTCTGTCTCCTGGACGGTCGGCTGGGTCATGTACTTCGCCGACTTCCGCGGCCCCGTCCCCCCGCTCCCAACCCCCGTCCAGGTGGAGCGCCTCCCGGACCGGGGCACGCTCATCACCCTCACGCAGGAGCGGTTCACCGCCTCCAACCCGGCCCACGTCGCGCTGGCCGCGGACGTCCAGCGGCGCCTCCAGGACGCGGGCATGCTCACGCCCCTGCGCCCCTGGGGCACCTGACCCCTCAGCGCGGCCCGGGCTTCGCCAGCCTCCGCAGCAGCGCTTCGTGCGCGGGGTGGCGGGCCACCATCACCTCCGCCTCCGGCAACTCGAAGTCCGCGAAGTCGAACCCCGGCGACACCGTGCAGCCCACCAGCGTGTACGCGCCCAGCGGCTCCGCCGCCTGGAGCACTCCCGCCGGCACCAGCACCTGCGGCTGCTCCCCCTTCGTCACGTCCCGGCCCAGCACCGCCGTCTCCAGCCGGCCGTCCTCGTGCATCAGGTGCAGCGCCAGGGGCTCGCCATCGTGGAACAGCCACAGCTCGTCCGCGCCCACCACCCGGTGCCAGGCGGAGAACTCACCCCGCGTCAGCAGGTAGTAGATGGCCGTCCCCGCGGACCTGCGCCCCCGCAGCGTCTGCACCTGGAACGCCGCACGGTAGGTCTCCCGGAAATACCCGCCCTCCGGATGGGGCTTGAGGTCCAGCCTGCGCACCAGTTCTTCCACCATGGTGCCACCAGTCTAACGCCTCACCCCCTCAGGGCTTCTTCTTCTGCTGCTGCATCGCGGACGCCACCAGGTTCATCAGCTTCAGCTGAACCGGCGTCAGCCGCCGCAGGTTGCGCAAGAGCCGCCGCATCTCCGGCACGTCCTCGTCACTCCGCGCCCGGGGCTTCTCCTTCGGCGGAGGGGCCGCGAACGCCTCGCCCAACCCCAGCAGGTCGTGCGGCGGGATGTTCAGGACGACGCACAGCCGACGCAGGTTCTGCACGCTCGGCAGCATGTGGCCCCGCTCCAGCCGGCCATACACCTCCGACGCCATGCCGATGCGATCCGCCACGTCCGCCTGGGTCAGGCCCATCCGCACCCGCACCGTGCGCGCCGCCGCGCCGAGGATGCCCGCCAGTTCAGTGTCCATGCCCTTGCCAGTCCCCGCGAGGAAGCGCCTCCATGGCCTCGGCCGCACGGCATAACCCTGAAGGTCGGGTCATGTCACCTTACCTCTGGCGTTTTTTCCCTCCCCCGCGCACCCCGGCCGCCCCCCTCACGGCGAGGGCTCCGGCACGGGCGCGCGCCGGCGCTCCGCCATCGTGAACAGCATCGCCATGGGCAGCCCCATGAACACCGCGTGCCACACAATCTGGAGGAACTGCGGAACGCCCAGGAACCACGGGAAGTAGCCGCGCGCCAGGAGCTGGAAGTCCACCAGCCACACGAAGATGCCGAAGAGCATCCCCACGGCCGCCTGGAACTCCCACCGGCCCCGCCCATCCACCGGCAACATCGCGTCCAGC is drawn from Corallococcus silvisoli and contains these coding sequences:
- a CDS encoding cupin domain-containing protein, producing MVEELVRRLDLKPHPEGGYFRETYRAAFQVQTLRGRRSAGTAIYYLLTRGEFSAWHRVVGADELWLFHDGEPLALHLMHEDGRLETAVLGRDVTKGEQPQVLVPAGVLQAAEPLGAYTLVGCTVSPGFDFADFELPEAEVMVARHPAHEALLRRLAKPGPR
- a CDS encoding Imm52 family immunity protein gives rise to the protein MYFADFRGPVPPLPTPVQVERLPDRGTLITLTQERFTASNPAHVALAADVQRRLQDAGMLTPLRPWGT
- a CDS encoding helix-turn-helix domain-containing protein, giving the protein MDTELAGILGAAARTVRVRMGLTQADVADRIGMASEVYGRLERGHMLPSVQNLRRLCVVLNIPPHDLLGLGEAFAAPPPKEKPRARSDEDVPEMRRLLRNLRRLTPVQLKLMNLVASAMQQQKKKP